A genomic region of Oenanthe melanoleuca isolate GR-GAL-2019-014 chromosome 25, OMel1.0, whole genome shotgun sequence contains the following coding sequences:
- the LOC130263083 gene encoding zinc finger protein 135-like produces the protein MEEEEKPQISLMRRGCKPSPGSCEEERLSLSREGGRRSRQSSELVKKSHGGEKLQKCLACGEGFSYSSHLTQHQMIHTGERPYECGKCGKSFKDISHLRQHQVIHTEERPYTCLECGKSFGDSSNLRKHQNTHTGERPCECPECGKRFQTSSHLLLHERIHTVERPFLCPDRRKGFKHNSTLTRPPAHPQWGEALRVS, from the coding sequence atggaggaggaggaaaagccccagatATCCCTcatgaggaggggctgcaaacccagcccagggagctgcgaGGAGGAAAGACTCTCCCTGAGCCGGGAAGGTGGCCggagatccaggcagagctcagagctggtgaagAAGTCTCATGGCGGGGAGAAGCTCCAAAAGTGCTTGGCATGTGGGGAGGGTTTTAGCTACAGCTCCCATCTGACCCAGCACCAGatgatccacactggggagaggccctatgagtgtggaaaatgtgggaagagcttcaaAGACATCTCCCACCTGAGGCAGCACCAGGTGATCCACACAGAGGAAcggccctacacctgcttggaatgtgggaagagctttggggaCAGCTCCAATCTGAGAAAACACCAGAACACCCACACCGGGGAGAGGCCCTgcgagtgtcctgagtgtgggaagaggtttcagaccagctcccaTCTCCTCCTACATGAACGGATTCACACAGTGGAGAGGCCCTTCCTTTGCCCCGACCGCAGGAAGGGATTCAAGCACAACTCCACCCTCACTCGCCCACCAGCGCATCCACAatggggagaggccctacgagtgtcctga